A window of the Cannabis sativa cultivar Pink pepper isolate KNU-18-1 chromosome X, ASM2916894v1, whole genome shotgun sequence genome harbors these coding sequences:
- the LOC115697696 gene encoding GATA transcription factor 25, producing MYGHAQSLTIPNQIAEDEDASGIGPGAESVDNNPHLRYEPHALDESAGVVAGGGGVVEDVNHDSVYGGGGGHELVVHRNDGSSQLTLSFRGQVYVFDAVTPDKVQAVLLLLGGCEISAGAQGVGMQSQNQRAMVDIPVRCSQSHRAASLNRFRQKRKERCFDKKVRYCVRQEVALRMQRNKGQFTSKKSDGSYSWGNSQESGQEDNLLETSCTHCGTSSKSTPMMRRGPSGPRSLCNACGLFWSNRGTLRDLSKKTQDHSSTPVEQGEGEASDSNCETTIRTHSNLVPFSNGDTSALIAEQ from the exons ATGTACGGACACGCACAGTCCCTGACCATCCCTAACCAGATCGCTGAAGACGAAGACGCCTCAGGAATCGGCCCCGGTGCCGAGTCCGTTGACAATAATCCTCACCTCCGCTACGAGCCTCATGCTCTCGATGAATCCGCCGGGGTTGTCGCCGGCGGTGGAGGTGTCGTTGAGGACGTCAACCACGACTCTGTTTATGGTGGCGGCGGCGGCCATGAGCTGGTCGTTCATCGTAATGATGGGAGCAGCCAGCTCACCCTCTCGTTCCGTGGACAAGTCTATGTTTTCGACGCTGTCACTCCAGATAAG GTTCAAGCAGTGTTGTTACTCTTGGGGGGATGTGAAATCTCTGCTGGGGCACAAGGTGTGGGGATGCAGTCTCAGAATCAAAGG GCTATGGTCGACATTCCAGTACGGTGTAGTCAGTCTCATAGAGCGGCCTCATTAAATAGGTTCCGGCAGAAGAGAAAAGAGCGGTGCTTTGATAAGAAAGTTAGATATTGTGTCCGTCAAGAAGTTGCACTTAG GATGCAGCGCAACAAGGGCCAGTTCACTTCAAAAAAGTCAGATGGATCTTATAGCTGGGGTAATAGCCAGGAGTCTGGACAAGAGGATAATTTACTTGAAACTTC ATGTACGCATTGCGGCACAAGTTCAAAGTCTACCCCAATGATGCGACGTGGGCCGTCTGGCCCAAGGTCTCTCTGCAACGCATGTGGGCTTTTTTGGTCAAATAGG GGGACTTTGAGGGATCTTTCCAAGAAGACCCAGGATCATTCTTCAACTCCGGTGGAGCAG GGTGAAGGAGAAGCTAGCGATTCCAACTGCGAAACAACCATCAGAACTCATAGTAATCTTGTTCCTTTCTCTAATGGTGATACCTCAGCTTTAATAGCTGAGCAATAA